A genomic region of Crocosphaera sp. UHCC 0190 contains the following coding sequences:
- a CDS encoding FAD-binding oxidoreductase, with translation MKTYDWIVIGGGITGSALSYELVKKGLKVLLLEKDPNFDNATRLSYGGLSYWSATDNLSIELCKEGREIQQNLSEELAANTEFRELDLMLVIASEDTPETIAKTYQKFAIKPQLLTPQEACEQEPLLNPNAISGCLQLPHGHINPQKTNNAYQQAFLRLGGEIEYETVSQFLWQKDKIEGVQTLSEKHYSKNTVVCAGGLTRLLLKTVGINVNIYFTHSQSIVTPPLDLKLRTLVMPSALQRLMLEEKSRDVEQQSWWNHPSSNIIADTMEPGAIQFMDGSFSLGQISQICPDTKANIDRNSSEKRIRQAVGKILPSLQNIPGKLHHCLVAFCPDSNFLVGQIEGFQGLHIFSGFTSTLIFAPPLARHFASWVTENPGKLPVITADSC, from the coding sequence ATGAAAACTTACGATTGGATTGTGATTGGTGGTGGTATTACAGGTTCCGCCCTAAGCTATGAGTTAGTTAAGAAAGGATTAAAGGTTTTACTCTTAGAAAAAGATCCAAATTTTGATAATGCTACCCGCTTGAGTTATGGCGGACTTTCCTATTGGTCAGCAACCGATAATTTATCCATTGAATTATGTAAAGAAGGACGAGAAATTCAGCAAAATTTATCAGAAGAATTAGCAGCAAATACAGAATTTCGTGAACTTGATTTGATGTTAGTCATTGCCTCAGAAGATACGCCGGAAACTATTGCTAAAACTTATCAAAAATTTGCTATTAAACCTCAACTTTTAACGCCACAAGAAGCTTGTGAACAAGAGCCTTTACTTAACCCTAATGCTATATCTGGCTGTCTTCAATTACCCCATGGACATATTAATCCTCAAAAAACAAATAACGCCTATCAGCAAGCATTTTTAAGATTAGGTGGGGAGATTGAATATGAAACAGTCAGCCAATTTTTATGGCAAAAAGATAAGATTGAAGGAGTTCAAACTCTGTCTGAAAAACATTATAGCAAAAACACGGTTGTTTGTGCGGGAGGATTAACTCGTCTTCTGCTGAAAACGGTTGGTATTAATGTTAATATTTACTTCACCCATTCTCAATCAATTGTTACCCCACCTCTTGATCTTAAGCTTCGCACTTTAGTGATGCCATCTGCTTTACAAAGACTAATGTTAGAAGAAAAATCTAGGGATGTTGAGCAACAATCATGGTGGAATCATCCTAGTTCTAATATTATAGCTGATACGATGGAACCTGGGGCAATTCAATTTATGGATGGTAGTTTTTCTTTGGGACAAATTAGCCAAATTTGTCCTGATACCAAGGCTAATATTGATAGAAATAGCAGTGAAAAAAGAATTCGTCAAGCTGTGGGTAAAATTCTACCCTCTTTACAAAATATCCCAGGAAAATTACATCATTGTTTAGTAGCTTTTTGCCCTGATTCTAACTTTTTAGTCGGTCAAATTGAAGGGTTTCAAGGATTACATATATTTTCAGGGTTTACTAGCACGCTAATTTTTGCTCCACCATTGGCAAGACATTTTGCTTCTTGGGTAACAGAAAATCCTGGAAAATTACCAGTAATTACTGCGGATTCTTGTTAA